From the genome of Gemmatimonadota bacterium:
GGGGGTGGGGTCATGCTCGTGAGAACCCTGGGGTCATCCTCGTGAGAAGTGACAGAGCTACGCGACCGCCATCGAACTCAGGCCCTGAATGACCTTCCGTCTAGCTACCTAACCAGCGCGTGAACCTGGCGATGTGAGCATCTGGGAAACACCTTAAGAGCTTCGTACGCAGGTTATGCGCAAAGACGTTACGCCGAAGCGAAGTCGGGAGGGCGTCATGAGTGATGCGCTGGAGGCAGCGAAGCTGAAAGCGGAGAAGACCTACAACGCTGCCGTAGACAAGTTCGACGCTGAGCCGTTGGCTTTCTGGGACCGATATGGCCGTCGGACAGTCGAACGCCTGAAGCTACGAAGCGGTGTCACTTCCTGGACGTGTGTTGCGGAACGGGCGCATCTGCAATGCCCGCTGCGCAAGGCGTGGGTTCAGACGGGTCAGTCATTGCGGTGGATCTCGCCGAGGAGTTACTGAAGCTCGGCCGCGCAAAGGCGCAAGCGGCTGGGCTGGGAAGCTTAGAGTTTCGACGCGCGGATATGACGGCTCTGGGCTTTCCGGATCGGCACTTCGACGCGGTTATCTGCGTATTCGGTATCTTCTTCGTACCAGACATGGAGGCGGAGGTCGCAGAGCTGTGGCGGATGGTGCGGCCGGGCGGGCAACTGGCGATTACGACATGGGGACCGAATATTTTTGCGCCCGCGTACGAGGTCTGGCTATCCACCGTACGTCGGGTGCGTCCCGATCTCTACTCGGCATTCAACCCGTGGGACCGGATTACGACGCCGGACTCAGTCCGCAAGCTGTTCGTCGACGCGGGCGTTCGCCACGCCGAGGTCGTCGCCGAGGAGGGCTATCAGGTTCTACGCACGCCCGAGGACTTCTGGACCATCGCACTGGGCAGCGGCCTGCGATGGACGATCGATCAGATGGGCACCGACGCAGCGCGCGGCGTTAAGCAAGAGACTCTCAACACGCTGTCCGCGAGGGGCGTCGAACGCGTGGAAACGAATGTCATCTACGCAGTCGCACGGAAAGGATCGGGCTCGGTCTAACACTGGCTTGCACCGGACGGCCTTCGGCCGCCGGTGAAGCCAAACGCTAGCCGGCACATGAAAAGGGGGTCGGTGGAGCCGGCAATTCCCTCCGAGCTGTCTCAGGTCGTGCGAGCCGTGGACTGTCTCATACATCTGCGCCCTCATCTCCAAATGGACCTTGTCGCAGTGACGGGTGGCCTAGCGATCCACCTCCATCTGGAAAGGGAAGGCATTCTATCTCCTCGTCCAGTGCTGGACCTCGATCTCGTGGCGGTACGCCCCGACGCCGTTGCCCCGTCCGTGGTGTCGGACTTCTTGGTGAGTCATTACCATCTCCCTACTCAGAAAAAGCCCAAGTTCCTGATCCAGTTGGTAGACCCCACCTCACGTTGCCGAGTTGACGTGTTCCCGGATATGCACGGCAGCCTCACGCGCGCCGTCCCGGAGTCCTTCGGCGGCATCACGATCTGCGTTGTCCAAGCCGCCGACATCCTTGACCACAAGCTCCAGACCCTAAGGACCGCCAGTCGGGAGCGGCCGGTCGATCCCAAACACCATGAGCACGCGGTTGCGTTGGGCCGACTGCTCGGGCGGGACGTGCCGAGCGTTCCCGGCCAGGATCTCTCAATCGACCAGTACAGCTCAGAGTTGGAACAACGTTGTCGCCGCTGCGACGAGAGCCGCTCGACCGCGTTTCCACTGGCATCGAAGCAGGAGATCTTCGAGGTGTTGGGGTACGTGTAGGGTGACCGGTAACCAGTGCTTTCTAACCAGGATTTACTCCTGCAGGCGATACGCGAAGCTCAGGGGCCATGTGTCTTGCAACACATGCCCCCGGGCAGGCATGATTCTCCCGCAGTAGAAACCCAAAGTCGTTATGCCGGGCGCCGTGAGGGGACAGCTCCCAGGGCTAAGGCATTTGGCATCAATGCGGTTTCGAGAGGTGGTCCATGCCGAGAGCGGTCGGGGAGATCGGGTTCTGGTCCGGTGTTGCCGCGGGTGCGTTTGCCCTCGCTTACGACATTGTGCAGATCCTGCAGGTGATGGGTGTCCTCCGATTTCCGCTCGACGACGTTCTGATTTACGGCACATCCCTCTGCATTGTGGTCCCGTTCATTCTCGAGATGCTGGCTTTCCACCACCTAAGCCCGAGGGATCGGCAATTCTGGACGCATGCGGCCCTGATCTTCGCCATCGTCTACGCAGTCTTTGTCACGGCTAACTACGTAGTTCAACTCGCGACGGTAATCCCGGCGAGGTTGGCCGGGACGTCAGAGGCGATCCGAGTCCTGGAGCAAGCACCGCATTCGCTCTTCTGGGATTACGATGCGATCGGTTACATCGCGATGGGGTTGGCGACGCTGCTGGCCCTTCCTGCCTTGGGCAACACCGGGTTTGAGCGGTGGGTGCGGAGATCCTTCATCGCTCACGCTCTCGTCACGATTCCGATCAGCGTCGTGTACTTCTACCCCACGTACTCGCAGAACTTGCTATTCCTGGGTTTTCCATGGGCGCTTACGGCACCGCTCTTCATGCTGTTGCTCGCGATCCTGTTGAGGAAGAAGGGGAATGATGGTGGCGTGGAGGCGCCAAGTAGCGCGGGGGCCTGCCTAACGGGCGCGTGAAGCTGGCGCGGTCGCCATTCCGGTGGGAATCTTCAACCCATCTTCGCGCAGCTTACGCGCCGAAACGCTATGTGCATGTAGAACCGCAGGGGGGACGAAGACCATGAGAAAGCTGGTTGTGGGAACCTTCCTGACTCTGGACGGCGTCATGCAGGCGCCCGGCGGCCCTAACGAGGACCGCGAAGGCGGCTTCCGGCACGGCGGCTGGTTAGTTCCCTATTTTGACGAGAAGTTTGGCGAAATCATGACTGAGTGGACCAAGCGAGCCGGTGCTTTCCTTCTCGGCCGCAAGACCTATGAGATCTTCGCGGGTTCTTGGCCCAAGTCCACCGACCCGGCGGACGAGATCGCTGGGGCCCTCAACACGCGACCGAAGTTCGTTGCTTCGCGCACGCTCGATAAAGTTACCTGGAACAATTCCCACCTGCTCAAAGGCGACGTAGCCGAGGAGGTAGCAAAGCTCAAGGCACAGGAAGGTGGCGAGATTCAGGTCCACGGCAGCAGCGACCTCCTTCAAACCCTGCTCAAGCACAATCTGATCGACACGCTTCGTATTTGGCACTTCCCTGTTGTTGTCGGCACCGGCAAGCGCCTCTTCGGCGACGGCACAATCCCAGGCAGCTTCCGGCTTTTCGACACACAGCAGACCGCTGCCGGTGCTGTCCTGCACGTGTACGAGCGTACTGGCGGCCTCAAGTACGGCGAAGTAGAAGTCGGCCAGGAGACCGTGATCTTCGATTCGGATACGGCACATAAGTAACGCATCACCAGCGCCCAACTGTCGGTTGCAGCGGACGGGCCGCTGAACCGAGGCGTTAGACGGCGGGGAGAAGGGCCGGGATCGACCGGGGCAGTTTCTTTCCTGGAGTCAAGCGATGCGACTCGATCCTATTCTCCGATCCCGCGCATACATAAAAGTTGAGCGACCTCCCGAGTTGTGGAAGGCCGGCACCGAGGACTCTCGGTTCCTGCCGCTGCTGGGCGAGGCCATCGCGGCCGCTCTCGCCAGCGGCGCTCCACTCCGCGAGCTCACTCGGCACGCGTCAGACAGCGTGGTGGAGTTCCCCGAGGACGGCGATGATTTGGTGGCCCCTCAGCCCGCAGAGTACGTCGCCATCACGGTTCGCGCGCCGACCGATCTCGGACCAGACGACAAGTGGCATCCCACGTCACCCTGCCGACGCGGCCTCCTCTTTACCCAGTTCGGAGAGTAACTCGCCGTTCAGCCGACCTACGCGCGGAGCCTCGTGCCCGCCTCTGGATTCACCACTAGCCCAACCGGGAACACGTCATGGACGAGAAAGAGCTCTTCACCAAGTTCTGGACTGACGAAGCGAAGGCCACGCGAAACGTGCTCGCGCGAATTCCTGAGGGATCCGCCACAGATGCCCGCGACCATGCGCGAGATTCTTCAGGCGTATGAAGAACAGGGAGCCACCCTGGCAAGCCGGTGGCACGCGCTGCCGTCCGAGCGCTGGAACGGCATGCTCGAATTCTTCGGAAGCCAACGACCCGCGGCACCCATGGCATGGAGCTTCCTCTTCGATATCGTTCACCACCGTGGTCAGATCACGACGTACCCGCGCCCAATGGGATCCACGGTGCCGCAGATCTACGGGCCCAGCGCTGACGAGCCCTAACCACGAGTCACGCTTCGATGGCGTCTCGCTCTCTTCCCGAATGGACCCGCAGTCATGCTTTCGGATGACCTGAACCGCAGCCTCCCGTCACTCCTCAGTGAGCTTGTGAACGGCGCTCCAGAAGCGGGTTCCTTTGTGCTCAATCGAGGTGATCGGGGATTGTTGGCGTCCCTGGATGGATTGTCTGCTGCCGCGGCGTCCGCGTCACGCGGTGGCGGTGCCACCATCGCGGCGCACGTTGATCACCTCCGCTATGGACTGTCCCTGATGAATCGATGGGCAGCGGGCGAAAACCCGTTCCCCGATGCGGACTGGTCCTTATCCTGGAAAACAGTGTCGGTGTCTGAAGAAGAATGGCTCGACCTGCGTGCGGGATTGCGCGACGAGGCGGAAAGATGGCATTTGGCGCTCCAATCCCAGCGCCAGGTCCGTGGCGTCGAGTTGGACGGTGTGGTGGGAAGCATCGCTCACCTGGCTTACCACCTGGGAGCGATCCGCCAGATCGATGCCACGCTACGAGGCCCCAAGGAATGACGACACTCCTTGGCCCGTTGGGATGCATCGTGCCGACGGAATGAAGCGATGGATGTTCTAAACAGCGTGGCGCTTGGAATCTGCCTCAGTGCTGCCTGTGGGTTTCGCGTTTTTGCGCCGCTTCTGGTTCTGAGCGCCGCGGGGCTCTCGGGCCACTTCACACCGGCTGAGAACCTTGCGTGGATCTCATCGTGGCCCGCACTCACCCTCTTCGGGACGGCCACCTTCGTCGAGATTTTCGCGTACTACATTCCTTGGGCAGACAACGCCCTGGACGCGATCGCAACACCCGCGGCCTTGATCGCCGGTGCTCTCGCTGCCGCCTCCGTCTTCGGCGATCTCCCACCCGCTTTACAGTGGTTCTTGGCTGCCGTGGCGGGCGGCGGTTCAGCTGGCCTGGTGCAAGCCGGCACGGTCATCCTGAGAGGCACATCATCGGTCGCGACCGGAGGCACCGGCAATTTCGCGGTGGCATCTCTCGAGAACACCCTCTCGCTCGTAACGGCCGTCCTCGCCCTGATTATGCCCTTGATCATGGTGGTGGTGCTTGCAGCGAGCGGCCTCTAGGCCTGGCGGTATGTGCTGAGGCAACGGATGAAGCCCAGGCCCGTGGAGGACTGAGGGGCCACCTGTGGGAGTGCGCCGCCTAGGAATCGAACCTAGAACCTACGGATTAAGAGTCCGTTGCTCTGCCAGTTGAGCTAGCGGCGCGGACTTCCGAGGCCTTGGCCCCGGAGCGGTTGAAGCTACCGACCCGACTCCACGCGTCAACCCCCGATCAGAAGGCCGAGAGCCCGGTTACCGTCTGGCCGAGAATCAGGCCATGCACGTCATGCGTTCCCTCATAGGTATACACGGACTCGAGGTTCGCCATGTGACGCATCGCCGCGTATTCGACGAGGATCCCGTTCGCTCCGAGGAGCCGGCGGGCCTCACGCGCGACGTTGCACGCCATGTCCACATTGGCCCGCTTGGCGAGCGACACCTGCTGCGGCGTCATCGTCTTTCTGTCCTTGAGGCGGCCCAGTTGAAGGGTGAGGAGCTGGCCCTGCGTGATCCCCGTGAGCATGTCTGCCAGCCGCACCTGTTGGATCTGCTTTCCACCGATCGGTCCGTCGAAGGCGACGCGTTCCACCGAATACCGCCGCGCCTCCTCGTAACACGCCATCGCCGCCCCCACCGCGCCCCAGGCGATCCCGTAACGAGCCTGCGTCAGGCACATGAGGGGACTCTTGAGCCCGGACGTTCCGGGAAGGAGCGCCGAGGCGGGAACCTCGACGTCTTCCAAGTGAAGCTCGCTCGTGTCCGAAGCGAGAAGGGAGAGCTTCCCCTTTTGATCGCGCGCGGTGAATCCCGGCGTGTTCGTTGGAACGAGAAATCCGCGGATCCCCGACGCATCCCCGGCATCCCCGGTCTGCGCCCAAACGAGGGCCACGTCGGCCATCGAGCCGTTCGTGATCCACATCTTCGTCCCGTTCAGCAGCCATCCCCCCATCGTCTGCTTCGCGGTCGTGATCATCCCGGCAGGATTGGAGCCGTAGTCGGGCTCGGTGAGCCCGAAGCAGCCGATCTTTTCGCCGGAGGCGAGCCTGGGTAGCCACTCGGTGCGATGCGCGTCGCTCCCGAAGGCGAAGATCGGGTACATGACGAGGGCGCCCTGCACCGAAGCGAAAGAGCGGATCCCCGAATCGCCTCGCTCGAGCTCCTGCATGATAAGCCCGTACGCGACGTTGTTCAGTCCCGCGCAGCCGTGATCTTCTGGAAGATTCGCGCCGAGGATTCCGAGCTCGCCCATCTCGGGAATGAGCTCCTTCGGAAAGTACCTCCCAGCATAGGCTTCACGAATGACGGGGAGAACGCGCGATTCCACCCAGTCGCGGATCGTGTCCCGCACCATCCGCTCTTCTTCGGAGAGGAGGGAATCCACGTCATAGAAGTCCACGCCCTCGTAAGCCGACGCCAT
Proteins encoded in this window:
- a CDS encoding DUF4126 domain-containing protein, which codes for MDVLNSVALGICLSAACGFRVFAPLLVLSAAGLSGHFTPAENLAWISSWPALTLFGTATFVEIFAYYIPWADNALDAIATPAALIAGALAAASVFGDLPPALQWFLAAVAGGGSAGLVQAGTVILRGTSSVATGGTGNFAVASLENTLSLVTAVLALIMPLIMVVVLAASGL
- a CDS encoding acyl-CoA dehydrogenase family protein, encoding MASAYEGVDFYDVDSLLSEEERMVRDTIRDWVESRVLPVIREAYAGRYFPKELIPEMGELGILGANLPEDHGCAGLNNVAYGLIMQELERGDSGIRSFASVQGALVMYPIFAFGSDAHRTEWLPRLASGEKIGCFGLTEPDYGSNPAGMITTAKQTMGGWLLNGTKMWITNGSMADVALVWAQTGDAGDASGIRGFLVPTNTPGFTARDQKGKLSLLASDTSELHLEDVEVPASALLPGTSGLKSPLMCLTQARYGIAWGAVGAAMACYEEARRYSVERVAFDGPIGGKQIQQVRLADMLTGITQGQLLTLQLGRLKDRKTMTPQQVSLAKRANVDMACNVAREARRLLGANGILVEYAAMRHMANLESVYTYEGTHDVHGLILGQTVTGLSAF
- a CDS encoding dihydrofolate reductase family protein — translated: MRKLVVGTFLTLDGVMQAPGGPNEDREGGFRHGGWLVPYFDEKFGEIMTEWTKRAGAFLLGRKTYEIFAGSWPKSTDPADEIAGALNTRPKFVASRTLDKVTWNNSHLLKGDVAEEVAKLKAQEGGEIQVHGSSDLLQTLLKHNLIDTLRIWHFPVVVGTGKRLFGDGTIPGSFRLFDTQQTAAGAVLHVYERTGGLKYGEVEVGQETVIFDSDTAHK
- a CDS encoding DinB family protein, with the protein product MPATMREILQAYEEQGATLASRWHALPSERWNGMLEFFGSQRPAAPMAWSFLFDIVHHRGQITTYPRPMGSTVPQIYGPSADEP
- a CDS encoding class I SAM-dependent methyltransferase, yielding MPAAQGVGSDGSVIAVDLAEELLKLGRAKAQAAGLGSLEFRRADMTALGFPDRHFDAVICVFGIFFVPDMEAEVAELWRMVRPGGQLAITTWGPNIFAPAYEVWLSTVRRVRPDLYSAFNPWDRITTPDSVRKLFVDAGVRHAEVVAEEGYQVLRTPEDFWTIALGSGLRWTIDQMGTDAARGVKQETLNTLSARGVERVETNVIYAVARKGSGSV
- a CDS encoding DinB family protein, whose protein sequence is MLSDDLNRSLPSLLSELVNGAPEAGSFVLNRGDRGLLASLDGLSAAAASASRGGGATIAAHVDHLRYGLSLMNRWAAGENPFPDADWSLSWKTVSVSEEEWLDLRAGLRDEAERWHLALQSQRQVRGVELDGVVGSIAHLAYHLGAIRQIDATLRGPKE